The following proteins are encoded in a genomic region of Cryptomeria japonica chromosome 11, Sugi_1.0, whole genome shotgun sequence:
- the LOC131065326 gene encoding protein S40-1: MDWTNSVLGRPSIKKCEISGHKSKLCEFQRSKSIENTKEVDEFAEEDVWGVIETEIKHMGSYENGPRSNTVCRQGSKRRNDTNNCGKRMNIPTSANHHDENGSPKMEYQSVPINIPHLPQILNSENYRRVKEGGEDSSSDGDNIDEGYKERIPPHKFIAVQIARSQLTSFSVYEGAGRTLKGRDLSRVRNAILTRTGFIN; encoded by the coding sequence ATGGATTGGACCAATTCTGTGTTGGGAAGGCCTTCAATTAAGAAATGTGAAATTTCAGGTCATAAGAGCAAGCTCTGTGAGTTTCAGAGGTCCAAGAGTATAGAGAATACAAAGGAGGTAGATGAGTTTGCTGAGGAGGATGTGTGGGGTGTTATAGAAACAGAGATCAAACATATGGGCTCTTATGAAAATGGACCAAGGAGCAATACAGTGTGCAGACAAGGTAGTAAGAGGAGGAATGATACAAACAATTGTGGTAAGAGGATGAACATTCCCACAAGTGCGAACCATCATGATGAAAATGGCAGTCCCAAAATGGAGTATCAGTCTGTTCCTATCAATATCCCCCATTTGCCTCAGATACTCAACAGTGAGAATTACAGAAGAGTGAAGGAGGGAGGGGAGGACTCTTCGAGTGATGGTGATAATATTGATGAGGGTTATAAGGAAAGGATCCCACCTCACAAGTTCATTGCCGTGCAAATTGCCAGGAGCCAACTGACTTCATTTTCTGTCTATGAAGGGGCTGGAAGGACTCTCAAAGGCAGAGATCTTAGCCGGGTTCGCAATGCAATCTTGACACGGACAGGTTTTATTAACTGA